The Hordeum vulgare subsp. vulgare chromosome 7H, MorexV3_pseudomolecules_assembly, whole genome shotgun sequence DNA window taggaaaggagggagtacttcACATTTCATTTTGCTTTACCATTCTCTTAATTTGATTGGAGCTGAAGTATAAGTTGTAAAGCATTCCAGCAAAAAAGGATTTTCAGTGTACAGATTCCAAGCTAAAACAATTGAGCAAACCTCATAAATAACAGTTCCACAGGAAGAAGCTGGTTGCTTCAATGTCACATTGCGTACGGCGCCCTCGGCAGACATGATAAAAACTGCCCACCCATTCCCACAATAGGACATGACTTTCGCTGCTACATCCTGAAACCATAGATTACTTATTAGAATTTTAGAATGATACATGCACAAGTAGTGGTAGAATAGATAACCTATCGAAAAGATGGCAAAGATATTAAAAAACAGGAAATGTGAGGGACACCACCAAGCTCTCTTCAAAATAACGCACGATGGATATAGATATAACCGGTTAAAAAAGTTATAAAAGAATCAAGAAATAGAACTTGGCCACTGAATAGGGAATACATTAAATAAATAGAACAACCGAACAAATGAATTTAACTGGTATTGAAGAATACACTCATATCACAAGTCACAAAAATGAAAACTAATCTTGTCTGGATATCTTTGAGAATCTAACAAATGGCCTAACTTCATAATTGCATTCATGTTCATCATACTGAAGCTCCAACTTATTACTGAATGTTCGTGTATCAAATCTGCATTTATATTCAGGACATACTAATGCCTCATGCACATCTGGAATCAATGAAACAACTTTTGAATATGTTGAAATACATAAACATGTGGAAATACAATTATTTCTTGCAGAAGCCGACAACACATACACATAATCATACTAAGCAGGAGCTTCTATATGGCCAGAAAAAAGAAGCAGTATTTATTGAAAGTTTTAACAACCATATGAAGTGCAAGTGAAAAAATATGTATGTACAGATCACATAATGTTAAGTAGGGGCAACTTTGCtcaatatttttattatttaacaCTAAATACATCCACAAAAATAAATCATATTTTTCTAAAAGGAACAACCACTTTCAATTAGATACCCTGATATCCAGTAGTATCCAGATACTATGATAAAATATTAATAGATCACTGCAATGTCTCTAGGAGCATCATAACGGTAGGAAAATTTACCTCTCCACCTTGGATTGTGATGACCTGAGGAACTAATCCAGTGGCACCTGGCTCTGCCCAGAAAAAAAAAGATCCATTTCAAATTAGAAACCATTGGGGAGTATATTGTAATGTTGGCAAACTGAGTATAGAACTGATGTGCATGAGCCTATAAATAGTACATGACTGAACTAACATCCTAGAAATATAATTCCAAAGCACCAGGGAATACTTCTGCGAGAAATCCCAACACGCCATGAATGATTGTAGTGAAATAAACCACTAACTGATGTTTTAATACATCCACAACGAAAGCTTAGTTTTTATGTCTAACATGTGGCAACTCTTACTGAATGTCCAACATGGATAAATAATTACATGCTTGATACAATGTACAAACTAATATGCTAACATTAAAGGACTAGAATACCATCTAACAATCATATCCATCTTTGCACCTTTTCTCTTTCCGCTACTCTAGTTAGTTAACTAACAGAGGCAAGCAAAAACGTTATATACCTGCTACAGCCAACTCCCGCTGCTTCTTGCTGGTTGTGGAGCTCGGCGGCCATACCCTTTTCTTCTTGGCCCGTTGTTTTGAATTCTCAAAGGGTGGTGGGGGTAATGGCGACGGCAGTGCTGGTGGTGCCTGGGGCCTCACGACGCCTACGCCCCACAATCCCAACGTGAAGCCCGGGGGTAGAGCTGGTGTCGGGGAAGCGACAAGACCAATAGGATATGCTGCAGGGAAGATAGCTGGCAGCTTGGTACCATCTGGGGTGTTCTTCCGTGGACGGCCGCGCTTCTGCCTGGGTGGCTGAGAGCTTGCGCTCATGGCAGGCACATGCACAACACCATTGCCGACCATGGGACATGATGAGCGCGGCGCAGAATAGGAAGCGCTACCTTCGTGGGCGTCATCAACGATGGGTTGTGGCTGAGGATGAAGCAGGCTCTTGGGCATTCCCGCGCCATATGCCGCCTCACCCGCCGCCTCCGACATGGCCCCTCCTTCAATTTCACCTCTCAAGCACAACACCAACAACCAGAAAACTCCCCCTTCAATTTTTCTCGACAACTCGGTACTGAAAATACACACAAACCCGGAGCTTTTATAGGGCAAGGGCGGGTCAAAATTTCATAGAGGACCCCAAAAATACATGGAATTCACATGACCTATTTACAATCATCCTGGTGTGGATGTCTTCGGATGATGTGCAGAGATCTTTTTTCTTCTAATTTTTGGTTTTCAAATCCAAAGATGGCATAGTAATAAATACAAACCCCAAAGATGGCAAATCATTAAATGAGAACCCAAAGATGgaaaaaaataaatgaaaatcCAAAAATGGCAAACAATAAATGGTATGGATGGCATAGTAATAAATACAAATCCAAAGATGGCAAATCATTAAATGAAAACCAAAGATGGCAAAGAATAAATGAAAATCTAAATATGGATTTTCATTGATTGCTATGCCATCTTTAGATTTTGATTTATATCATGCcatattttgattttgattgatTACTATGCCATCTTAAGATTTTGATTAATAGCTATGCCATCTTTGGACTTTGATTGATTGTTATGCCATCTTTGGACTTTCATGGGCACTGCTGGAGTCCACCAATGGTTATCTTTTTAAGTTGGCCATGTTTGGATTTACATTGTGTGAGGGATAGGTTAGACGGGTGTGGTTACCGTGCACTCGAGTCGGTGTTATACATGAGATGGTTTATGTTTTACATGATCAAACTTTTCGTCGTAACCGTGCATCCTCATAGCAACAAGGCGTGGATAAAAATGTACCAAAAACTGCTAGAGACCGCGAGTAGTCACTGGAATTTGTGCAACAAAGAACCCACGGAATTGAAAATTTATATTAGGCGCTGAGTGGCTCTTGCACACGCCAAAGCCAGTAATTACTGCCAACCTCAGTCACCATCAAGGTGTTCATTTGAAGAGAAGCCAAACGTCCATCAACGCTAGAACTAAATGCCATCATCGAAAAGGATTTTAGGGTCGAATAATAGGCTCGTCGCAAGCATTGAGGCACATTGGTCGTGGAACAACCCCGTGCTGACCTGGGTCTGGATTCGCCACATGCATCTCGCCGACAATATTATGGAAGAACGATAGATTCATCCACTCTGAACAATCACCCATGTAACAAAGCCATCACCCATCTCATCTCGGCAATTTGCCTCCGAGAGGCAACACCATCCGCAAACAGAAAACTGAATCTCGCTGCCCTAAGCGGATAACAAGCCGACAAAGGCCACCAAATCTTTTATTTCACCGTGGTGACGAAGAACCGATGCATGAATATTAAATACCCTCATTGCCCTCAGGCCAGACACTAAAACCTAACCCTACCTCTATGCAATTGTGGGAAGGCAAACATGGTTCACCTGCCCCTCTGACCGCCGGAGTGGTGGTTGTAGCGAGCAAAACACGGGAACTCAGAATAATTTATCAAGGGGTTGCCTTCTTGTTGCATTTTCTCTAGGCGTAAGGGaagagagggaagcaaaggttgcatGATCAGAAATGGATGAAGGCATGTCATGATCTTTACACATAAAAAGATTCGAATAATGAATCACAATCCAAATAACAAAAGAATTGGGATGAGTAGGTGTTCTTATGGTAGAAACAAAGGTCTACTCCGGTGGTCAACTCCCCTAAGTTTCATCATCGATTTTACCTTCACCACCTCCATGATAGATCGTTGCCATATTCCATAAAAGAGACTATACGAGCAAACCAATGGAAACAGAGGAGGGAACTCACCAAGATTGTAGTTGCGACATAAACTAGAGTTGCCATTTCAGAAGCGAAAACGCTGGTGGAATCTCCATGTATACCTCCTCCTACAAGCCCCCATGCAAGAAGGCATTCTTCACATCAAGTTTGTGTAAAGGCCACCTGAATTTGCTACATATGATATCAGAATCCTCGCGGTGTTCATCTTTGCTACTGGAGcaaaggtctcatcatagtcaacacaACCCTTGCTTTGTACCTTTCAACATTTCCTTCTGCATTCTACTTCACATTGTATACCCACTTGCAGCTAATTGCCTTCTTTCCTGTTGGAAAGGGCATTAGTACCCATGTCTTGTTCTTACACAGAGCCTCCAACTCTTCCACCATGGCCACTCGCCACTTTGAGTCCTCCTTTGCCTTCTTCCAGTCAGTTGGAATTGACATATACTAAAGAGAAGCAACAAATGTTTTGTGGGATGAAGATAATGCTTCATAGGAGACATACTTTCCAATACCATTGTCATCGAACAAATACCGTTTCTCTTGTATTCCAGTTGTTGCTCGAGTAGTTCTCCTCAAAGCAAAAATCCCCTTAATTGACCCTTCAGCCTGATCCCCGCCAGAGgagatggaaatcacattagtacTACCTTGTTGTTCCATGAGTGGCTGGTCTAGTTGCCCCCCTAAAGTGCAACCCCATCACCTTGCTTCCGTGCATACACCTTTAGTTGGTCCTCTTGCTCTGTTGTCCACCTTGGCACACTACCAATTTGAGCCGGTGCATGCTTCCGTGAATAAACCTTTAGTTGTTCCTCTTGCTCTATTGTCCACCTCAGCACACTACCAATATGACCTGGTGTAACTACATCACCAGTGGAAGTTGATGCTTGTATCACATGCACCACAAGAGTTACCAATGAGCCGCCTGTTGCTAAAGGCGACTACTGCATCATCTGCATCCGTGTGCTACTACTCTCCTCGTCTTTGACCAATTTCTGGTTGGAGACATTGGTCAAGTCCTTCAAACAAGACATTTAGATCAGTTTTCTCACCATAAAAAGGTTCTGATGCAAGGAACATAACATCCATGCTCACAAATGTCCGCCTCTCAGACGTACGCCATCATTTTTACCCTATTTGACTTGAAGAATACCCAATAAAAATGCACTCCTGATGATCCAATTTGTTTAATGATGGCCTATGATCACGAACAAAACAAGTGGAACCGAACACCTTGGGAGGAACTGGAAATTTATTGCTGTGAAAAACAACTAACTCGGTGATTTCATACCTGTCTCACGGGGTGGCATGTGGTTGATCAAgaaggtgggagagagagagagagagaagagaagagagagggagaggggggagagagagcgggagagggagagggagagagggagagagggagggagagagagagagtgagagagggggagggagagggagagagagagagaggaacctGGGCACATTCATGGTGAACATCAAAGCCTAGGCCACCTCCAGTAGGTGGCGATTTTTTCCTCTATGCCACCCAATTCCGAGGTGTGTCCAGACAAGATGTTTGATATAGGATGTCCTTGTCCAACATGAAAGCACCAATGACCTTGTTAATAGGCATGCAAATTTGAAATCTTGAGAATACCCTCCGACTCTCTTTTGTTCAactaaatgaactaaaaaaaacaaaattCACTTCAATTTTATAACTTTAGTTCATTTGGTTGCACTAAGTAGGGTTGGAGGGTACCCTAAAGGTTCCAAATTTGCATCCTACTTGTTACCATACTCGATGCTATTGTCAGGTCTAAGTGCTTGAATTTTCACATTAAATTGAGTCTGAACAAAtgcataattttttttgaaacactAAAATACTTCATTTTATGTTTCAGAAGATAGACCCAAGTCATCCGCAAATGGCAATCAATTAACACAACGAAGTACTTCATACCATTGACAGATAACACTAGACATGTACATACATCAGAGTGGATTAACACAAAAGGAAATATGCTTCTGACCCCCTTACTCACATATGAGGTCCTCATATGTTCAACAAACTACCACGCGTCACAATGTAACTTGCTCTTGTTCACACCATGTTAACATCTTCGGGTCACGTTCAGacattttcagtgtgcatcaaatATACCACTACAAGCCTGAAGGGAGTGTGGCTCTCTCCCTTATAAGGTGGTCCCAGCCTTGCCCCATAACTGAGGTGGGACTAAAGTCATTGGCAACGCCCAATGGCCAGTAGCCTAACACACCACTCATTACATCAAGAAATACTTGAGACATTTTATCAAAAGACACATGTCCCATCCTATAGTGATGGATTTGTTAGCAAGTATTACcactagtctaggagtccttaataGGCTATGTTTCTTTGTCTTGTACCCCAAGTCACGTGTTATATATGTGCTCCATGGGCTATGTAATAGAGATACGTTGCTTTCATAACATGGTCTCCGGACGCCGCAATTTGTCCTTATGATCCATTTTTTTCTCGTCCTCGCGATCTAATCTTCGCGCATCAATATCTCTTGGTTGTTGTTGCTGCCTCTACCCACCGCAATGTCCACCGCGACGCCCGCTGGTCGCCACCCAGATCTGGCACTGATCCTGCGCTGCTCTCGCCCGCCTGGTCCGTTACCCCGATCGATTTCCTCTACCGCTTCGCCTCGATCTGCTATCGCCCAGGACCTACAAGCCGCTGCAGGTGCACGTGTCAGCTGTACCAGGCCAAGAGGGGCTGCCGCATCCGTTTTACAGGTCTCCAATCCAATGTTGCATGATTGTCCGTCTGCTAGCTCCAGGGTCCTCGGCTGGCCCCGCGTCCTCGATCTCCGCTCATCTACCCGCGCGCGTGCTCCTCCGCCCGCGCTCCTGCGTCTTGTTGCTTGATCGTTCCAGCCGCTCCCGCCTGCACGCGCACTTGCCTCCCGTATGTAGCTCCTACACGTTGATGGCTTGCTTAGGTGTTGTGTCCTACTAGTATCTCCTAGCATTTGCTATGTGATGTTCATGTTGCTCCTTGTATGTTGCTTTCTTCCCTGTAGCTACTACCGCTGCTCACATGTGCTACTTGCATTGATACATCCTCATGCACATGTGCTCCTCTTTGTTGTTCCTCGTCAGCATCTCATCTGCACAACTTTCTCCATACCTTCTCTTATGCTTTCATGATGTCTTTTGCATCTTCGTCTAGTATGTGCTTTCTAGCTTTCTAGTTTTCTATATTTTTTCCTACGTCCATCAAATCTGTTGATATTTTGTGTCTCTCATGCCatggagtccaccatacctttgtTTGTCAGCCTTTCTTTGACCCTGATCCTTTCTATACAACTTTTATGGCCTACTTgatcttgttgttttctatagaatTTTCTAGACTTTTTTTGCATTGGCGATCTACGCCCATTGCCTTTAGCCGCCAAGCTTTTTCCGCCGCCGGTTGTTGTGAGCTATGATTTTCCgcgcaatgctttattctcttcatgtgtcatcttcttttgataactcatcttctcttaaTACTTCTCTTGTATCTTGAAGTGATGTGGTGTCTTCCTCTGctgccatctcttcgttatccTTTTTGGCGACTCGATAGGTTTtcaagactcttcatgctacgacaaCACTCTCAAGATGCGGATTTGGATTATTAATTTTTTTAGTGTTACAC harbors:
- the LOC123407268 gene encoding AT-hook motif nuclear-localized protein 10-like, translating into MSEAAGEAAYGAGMPKSLLHPQPQPIVDDAHEGSASYSAPRSSCPMVGNGVVHVPAMSASSQPPRQKRGRPRKNTPDGTKLPAIFPAAYPIGLVASPTPALPPGFTLGLWGVGVVRPQAPPALPSPLPPPPFENSKQRAKKKRVWPPSSTTSKKQRELAVAEPGATGLVPQVITIQGGEDVAAKVMSYCGNGWAVFIMSAEGAVRNVTLKQPASSCGTVIYEGYFDIVSLSGVYVPSKSNGLSTLKGGFSISLVGHDGRLFGGGLAGPLIAASPVQVVIGRFAADEKEEIKQDVASGRVAADEKEEIKQDVASGTPGATTPTAGPNEPSSGPGSPSN